The Camelus ferus isolate YT-003-E chromosome 13, BCGSAC_Cfer_1.0, whole genome shotgun sequence genome segment TAGAATGAATGATGGAAGTAGAAATTATCATAGTTGTGATGGAATCAGACAGGTGTTATCAATGACAGCTAAGGCAGATGGGCAGAATTTCAACGAGGAACAGGATAATGGTATGATCTCAGTCTCTCCAGAAATAGtaatttcaaggagaaaaaaggTGACCTTACGGTatagaaacctggcagacaccaacATGATTGAGTGACCATGGTACCGCCTCGGGAATAAAACAGGCCAACATTGTATGACCCCTCCTGTAATGCACCAAGAGCACAGCATTCATTTCCGAGGTATTCTTGACATATTGTAAGCAGGAACCCTGATCATGCTTTATCTTCATGAGAGAAGGCTGAAGGGACCTAGGATGATGCACCATCATCTCACAGAAGTCTGTACTCTTCATAGCATGAAAAAGACCGAGGAATTATTCCTGATTGGTGAGAAACTGTTATGAAATCTAAGGGCTGTGCATTGCAACAGTAATGATGTATTAACCGTTAACTGATTTTGAAGGCTGTGTGATGGTTACGTATTTTTGGAGCAATAGAGAAAGGAGTATTTAAGGGTAATGGGGCATTACGTCTACAGCTTGGTTAATGGTTCTGAAAAAGACTAATGATAATAGATAGGGACACACATAAGAGGGTAATGGAACAAACAGAGATAAAATATTAACAGCTAGGTTATCTGGGTGTTATTGGTAATGTATCTTACAACTTTCATTAAAGTTTGCAGTTATTTGAAAGTAACttggttttaaaaagcaaaggctGCTTACAGAAGCTGTAACTGGGTAATACTAGAACTTTGGGAGATACTATACATTGATGTACCTTATACGTTCAAACTCAAGTTTTCACTTGCACATACAAAATAAGTGCTTTAGTTACCGTAGTTACCTTGTCCATTGGTTTGGGTTGTCGTTGGTGCACCGGCAGGAGCCGCAGGTGGTGGCTGTGCTTGTTGTTGGTAATAGTGAGCATAGTAAGCAGCCCAGGCTGCTGAATTTGGATCCGTTCCTGTCTTAGCtagaataaacacaaattcaACATTTGCACCTAGTCCATCAtcaatgtcacacacacacacacacacaccctctagCAAATATACAGACTCCAATATTAACTgggcataaaaaataaatagtaagtgtaaacttttaaattcttccagcatttttattgtcatcattagtttttattatagaaaagtgaggctcagagattaaGCGACTTTCCTAGTTCCTAGAAAACTGGGGAGTGGCAGGGTTGGGACAGGAATAAAGATCTTTGGCTTCAAATCCAATGCTTTGTCTCAAATCATTATATGCCcttgtttttttccaaaccacTTTTGACTCAAGTAAAACATTTCCATGTGGCAGATGACTAAAGGAAAGGATTTCTAGGGACTAACCTGTACAAGAAAGGAACAATTATTTTACAATTATGAACTCTGTCCTGTCTTGCTTTCAATgaagagaaaacttaaaaatcttggaaaaagaaacagagattaGTCATATTTCATCTCATCATATTTCactgtttattataaaagataaacTTGATGTCATTGCTCTACTTGAACTTCTTCAATTATTTCCTGGAGTCTTTAGTAGGACTTTTAAGTACAGCATTTTATCATTCAGTATCTTCAAGATATTTAGACACTCTCatttatacttttccttttcagGCTCATCTCCCTACTGTCGATATTTTTCAAATACTCAAGTTCTGGCCATAGTAAATTAAACTGCTTGCACTTTTCAAGTCCCCATGCTCATATCTGGGTCTTTCACCATGTTATACTTCCTCTGCATGTGGCTGACCCTCACTCATCAATCAACTGATGGGTTAACAGTTTGAGACTTCTCAGTCAGAAACAGAACTCCTCTTGGTGATTCTGTCTTTTATACTGGGAGTATCAGGATACTAATAAAGATCTATCTTTTTCAGTTTATATCCTTAATAATGTAATTTCCTAAGTCAGAGTTTTTATCTATATGTAATCTGTTTAGGTTTCATCCCAAATAGGCAGCAATTCTCAGCTGCTTAATAAAGCAAGTGTTAGTGAagtttgaggaaaaaataaagatttctagAGCAATACAATTTCTAAGGTGATACAATTATAAGGCATTATACCACTCTCCAAATCTTTCTCAAGTAATAAATGTATAGCTTTTCTATGCTGTATATTTATCTTAATAGTATCATTACCTGtatagtaataaatatatatttcatttgagACCATGTCTGAAtagagaaactgaaattaaacagACTTTAGGAATTGATACTTGTACTTGTAAATGTGTGGACTATATATGAAAACCAGTCTCATAACTACATACAATACATAGAGAACTTTGATCATTTTATACTTAAGAAAGCAGATTGAGATGGGTTTAAAACTTGCTTGCCACCCCATAATTAGTAAGCTGTAAGACTAGACTTTACCAGGTGTTTCACTCTGAGGTCTAAGTTCTTGATTACTACATAAACCTTGTAACAagccactattttttttaacagaaacagATCTTATCTCAGAGAATACTGACTTTTATTATCAATATAGGGCCACATTTAAGTACCAGGACGTTTAAACACGTTGACTGCCCAGTGTGGATCAGGTGacccctgaggaaacacaattGTCATCCAGATTTGAGTGACACTGACAATTAACACGTTAACACAAAGTCACTCAacaatttcatttaaatcaattgttttgatttttacataATGCTAATTCTAATATAAGCAATATCTAACCCTAGCTGTTATCTTTTAGCTAAAGaggtttcttctttctcaaagacAGTGCTAAAAGCCACAGTCATTAACCAAGTCTTAACAGTGGTGACTTTACCACTACGCCAAGTGGGAAAAAGAGACTGTGATACAGAGACCACTTATTCCCATCATTCTTCTCAGTCATGCTACCTACCCAAACAAAGCCCACAGGTGCAATCCTGCAGGTCCAAGTTATCCAATATAAATCTGTCCTTATTTTTCTCAAACTCTAATCTCTTCAGTGGCATGATTCTTCTACTTAATCACACCATACCAATTAGCTtacaagagggaaagaaaagacctTCCATTCTTTTAAAGACTAACTCTTACACAATTTGCTCCTTGAATGTGTTGAGAGTTGTGGTTATTTGGTAACTGTTCTGTTGTGTCATATTCCAAAGAGCGAACTTCCTATGAAATTAAAGTACATTATAATATAGGGCCACCCTTAAATGCCAGAATgttcaataaaactaaaacaattacatttaaacaaattgtttttttaaaaaataaatatactaatGTGAAAAGGAATTTAGTACCTTCCTTGAAACTATTCCAGTGAAAGAAGCCTAAAACATAGGTAGTAAGTGAGAAAAAAGGGTCATTAAGTAAAAGTTATTTGGTTTCAGTGAATGCCCCCTTTGACCATGatggaaagaaaactacagggTGGGAAAAGATTCatgaatagaagaaaatgtaacatATATAATCCAGATctgaacagagaaaatatttaaatgaatttttagagTTCTAATATGCACGTATTTATTACAGTTCTGTTTTTTACTAATATTAAAAGGCAATTTATATACCTTATTTGAGATTTTGGGAGTTTAATCCCCACGTATTAACACTCCATTAGACTCTTAAAAGTACATTAACTAATTAACTATATTTTCATAGATAATTCACAATTAACACATTATACATTTGATGGCCCTAACATCTAAAATCTAGGACTTCTTCCTATTGCTTTTCGCTTTTTTAGCATTCTGCTGTGTCACTTCAAAAGTAGAAAAAGCCAAATGCAGATAGAAAGTTTCAGGAAACAGACCATATTCACACCAGTCTTACACACTGTGGTAGAATCAGTACCTCACACTCCTGCTGAAGGAGTGAAACAAGTGCAGAAAATGCACACCATATAGAATCAATAGTAGAAAACGTATGCATAGAACAGGagtggcaaaaacaaacaaacaaaaaaacacagattATACACAAATGATAAGCATCTTTTACCTGGATCAGGAGGGGCCTGTTGCTGCCAATGTGGATATGCATTTCCCCACCCCTGGGGAGCATAAGGGGCTGGAGGACCactgaaaatagaaatcaatttaaaaatacaatttaccaaAATTTAGAATCTTTCAGAAGCCTAAAACCAAACTAAAAACTTACtgaggagcagggccaggtggTCCCGGATTATAAGGTGCAGGGTTATATGGTCCCATTGGAGTTCcaggcccaggaggcccaggaggcccATGTGGGCCTGGGACACCATGGGGCCCATGGGGTACAGGTGGCCCTAAAGGATTTACTGGGCcctgcaaaaaagcaaaaagacaaacaaaaaatcagaaagacAGTAATGGTTAAGCATTTCAAAGGCCAAATAATCTTTCATTTCTACCCTTTTATATACCTACAAGCAATCTAAAATTTAtgattttccttcatttcctcactCATGTCGCAAAATCTCTTAACTCTATCGTATTAGTGggacatgtaaaattaaaatcagtacCATCAGCAAAGAAATGAAGCATTTCTTTTACCTTCCACTCTTTTCAGACTATTCCTTTttccattatttccttttataattccTACTTTTACTATCCCTTTATCATCTAAATATGAAAGTTTATCAAATGTCAAGTCCTTATCTCTAGCTCTTCTCTTTCTGCATCTACTCCACATCTATCTTCCTAACATTAATCAGAGAACCATCTTGACAATATAGTCTTAGGTCTTGACAAATTGCTTAGGTCTGATGCTGTGAAATGGCTACTGAACACTTACTTCACCAATAATGTAACAAGGTCTCTCTCTAAAGTCTTCTTCACAGCCTGTCACCAAATTCCATTTGaatcaataatttatttaaattcatttcctcCCTTATCATTTATCATAATTTTCTAAGTACCATGAAGATTCTTTTAACTGATTTAACAAATCAGGATATTTCAAATCCATTTCATGCCACATCATAATTAATAATGCTTAGTTAATTCTTTTTTGATAATCCAACTTGCAAAGACCACtagatttaacttttaaaataaaacattccttTCATGAAGTTAATATTAACCATGTGACAATCTGACAACCAAATACAGATTAAGTATTTTTGTTCAATTTTCtcactataaaataataaagctaaaCTTCATGACTTAAAAGTTCCTTTATTAACCTGTCTCTTTAAGCCTTTAACTGTTGTCATTATCCCTCACTTCTATTATCCATAACCTATCTTTcccaaatagcaaaaaaaaattactggaaaaataaaaaaaaaaagcaacatttttaaCAGGGCTTTGTGCCAGGCCCATACATAATTCATTTAATCCCTATAACCCTACAATATAAAGTACCAAGGAGGAACAAGAGGCAAAGAGGAGTATAAACAACTTCCTCCAAGGTCGCACAGTCAGTAAATGATTCAGAGTATTTTGAACCCAAATGGCCTGACTCCAGAGTTCCTGATCTTAACCACTATACCTAAATGTTTCTCTAGAACCTTCTGTCTTGTTTGTCCATTAATCCAGAAGCAATCCTGATCCATGCATGCTAACAGTAAAATACAAAACCAAGATGCATCATCCATTTTTCTGGCATCAATTCCTGCCATTACTGAGTCCGacgaattattttcttaattttttttgaacaatTCCACTTACTTTCCATACCACAGAACTTAGAATGCTTGTGTATCTTTTTATAAGATATTCTTAAGTGtcttttgtacatttattttttgtgttcccaagcaGAAAGAAACACTCCATTCACAGCATGGCAAACATCAAGGAGAACTTTCCTAAGAAattctaattattattaataatttaagaTGCTCACTCACACACATGTTAATTCTTCACAGTAAGAGAAAACAGTAAAGCACAATTTGCTTCATTCACAAGAAAGCACAGTCAATACTCTTCACACTTTTTTGGTACTACCACCAGCAAACTTCTTCTGgaggaaaaaattccaaatttggtcatgcatcagaatcacctggaacaTCCTTCTAGAATTAGATGCTGGGCCTAATGCAGACATTCTGAATTGGAACGGTTATTTGTAGAGGTGGAAAGCACCCAAGtagtctgcattttaaaactcCCCAGATGACTCTCAGCCAGTCTAAGAATTAGGATttgtaaatttctatttttaatgtggGAGGGATATATCTGATTCACCTTTGCCTCACTCACCAGGGTTAGGCAAGTAAGCCCTTAATAAATACTAAATTCCTGTTAACTATCTCCTTCAAGTACACTCCACAACCCACTACCCACCCTACTGTCTTAACTTCAAGTAATGTTACCCTCTCTTACTTACCAAACTCAAATAAAAAAGGTTTAGAACACCTGTACCTGTGTATTTAACTGGGTTATTTTTATAGCTGGACAATCTATTCTATGTTGCATGCATCTGGTATGTGAAGAGATCTGTAATTTTAGAGTAGAAATTGacatttttctgtatagcacTTACAGGAGCATCTGAATTCACATTGTATTTAACTTACAGGGTCTGTACTATCAATTGAAAGCTTAAAGCATACTCACACCAatcttttcttctatgagttGCCGAGCATAGTCTATTTGCTGAGGAGTGCCACGGAttgtaaataacttcatattAGGATCTGCATTAGGTGGAGGATTTCTCTGAAGTTCTATTCTTGCACCCGACTGTTGGCTTATGCTTTTTATGGTTTCACCTCCTAAAAGCAAAACACAGTAATTTCTCTAAAGATTCAACAAGGGGAGCTATTCAAAGGAACCCCGGTCACCTTACGGCcattaagaaggaagttttgacCAGCATCCCATTTGCCAATATTCTATAAGGGGTTTCCATTTATTCCACAGTTTAGATCAATTTATATAAAGCATTTCATGCttctcttaaaatacattttagttttaaGATATAACTTAATGTCTGTACCTAACCTTAAAATGAATGATAACATCAAAATACCTGCTTCACAGAAATTGCTTTAATAAGCAATGTAAACATAAACTaacacaattatttaaaaactcaaaaatttaaaaccatgtgTCAGGAAAAAGCAAAGTAAGTAAGAATACTCAGACCTCTTGTTAGGTCAgaagaaaagttaagaaacaCTAGTAATTAAACTATCGGTCCCCTTTTCTAGAAGCCAGTGTAATTCAAATCCCACTCTCTAAGTACACATACAGTCCTTCATTTATGTCTCAGTTGTCATGAATCGATGTTAACACTTTTCAACTAAAACACagccaaggaaaaaaattattgctacTCATTTACAACAGCAACAGAAATAGCATCCAGAAAAATTAGATGAAGGTTTAATTTTTAACCACACATTAAAACATtaagagttttaaatatattgcCTTTTCCTATTAttaatccagttttcccagttgGGACAATGAAATTAAATTCCTGTAGTCCACCAGGTGGTCCCATGTTCCAGTTGCCTTGACCTCTACCTCTTCCTCGACCACCAGGTCCAGGTCCACCAGGATTGCCAGCCTAAAGAGAAGAAGGACAAGAAGGAAAGACAAAGTCAGAAATATATTCTTCTTTCCACCATAAAattattacatgtctattttcatcttccaaaatCAGAAATTTAGAGACACTGGGAGATGCCTTAGCCCAAATAATCAGCAAGTGGCAACCACCATTCATTCTTTTCATACTGTGGTGAATAAGGTAGTGCACTTATGTAGCTGCTTTCCTGCTCCAAGATGTCTACCTCAAAGCAATTTAAACTTTCTACCTATTAATAAAATATCATCAAACAGAttctagttaaaaaaatatattttcagatttaatgAAGGAAAacgttttttttaaagaaaacaaaacaacgaAAACATTAACATTCTATCAAACCTGAACACTTCGAAGAAGGTCTGTAATAATTTCTGCGGCATGCTGACATCGGTCTGGAGGTCCTGTTATTTGTGCTATTCTATCAGGTGTTGTTCCGTCAtcttcaaagcaaagaaaacaaataggatTAATTTAACATTAAACGTGTCAAAAGTAACTGCtgccaacacttaaaaaaattaaatacatggaCTTACCTGGCTTAAACTGAATTCGAACACCGgcatcattttgtatttttttaatcatctctccatttcttcctaTTACAATGCCAACAGCAAATCTTGGAATGGGGACCTTATGCAAAGACAGTATTAGGAAAGTCATTTCCTGAAAAACTAATCTCCCTCAAATCATAAAAGCACTATACTTAAATAGGTTAACAAGACACAAGAtatacattctgtattctaaggTGGAAAGTGAGGAGGAAAAGACGATACAAAGTTAGAGAAGGCTATATAACACAAAACAGGGAAAACCCATTTATTTATGAATAAGCATCCAAGCATTTCTTAATGGTATTTTTACTTACATCTATCCCTTCATTTCCTCCTATTCTTGACCCATACTCATTTCGAACTTCTCTGAAACCACCTTGATCACGAATTAACTCTAACACCATTTCCTTGGCTTGCTGAAGTAGAAAAAATTACCCAATTTAGAAGGCATGTCTCAAAACACTATAATCATTCATGCATGTTTTTGCCCACTCTGCCATCCACCCCAAAAccttctttgtaaaatataaacTTAGATTTACTTGAACTTTGTATGGGTCTCCTGTAATCCTAAGAGGTTTGTCAGCACCAGTGTTCTGAGGTCCATCTTGGATCATAACCATTTTAACTCCAGCCCGCTCCTGTTAATCATAGAAATTGTATGTATTAACAGAAAGGAACAGGtttcaaaacagacaaaaactaaTCATTTTACAAACATAGTAATACCTGAAGTTGTTTAATAGTCTCTCCCCCCTTTCCAATAACTAATCCTGCCTTGCTAGCTGGAATCATGATTTCTTGAACTGCATTTCCTGGTCCATCACCATGATGGAAGCCAGGGGCTGGTCTTCCTTTTTCAACAATCTGGTCCAGTAACCGTTTTGCTGACCTGTTAACAAATAGTCAATGCAAAATAATATAATCAGATACTTCACCCATCCTAATTCAGGTTTAGGTGTCTGAAAACTAAATTATAAcgattttaattaaaagataccATCAGTGTCAAAGATCAAAACCATGGAATAAATTTTCGAGGTATATAATCTTCAATATTTTTGAGAATAGTCCGAAATTTCCAAGACACACCCTACTTCTAAAGTTATCTCAGAATTAAGCTgattcttctaaaaattaaatgaggtatttactttttaaacctcCACTTTGGTTATTcacatgttaaaatttatttgttcattcaacaaatactcaagAAATGTCAACCTGTGTGTCAGGTACTATTCTAGGTAGCAGGGTTACAGCACTGAAGTACACAAACAGGGTTCTTGCTGGCATGGCTTAACTTCATTAAGTTAAAAACAGCATGTTAAATAAACAACATGTCATTtgttaagtgctatgaagaaaatcaaagcaagacaaaatgtttgtgtgtgtgtgtgtgtgtgtgtgtgtgtgcgtgcgcctGTGCAATGATGTTATTTTATGCAAAACAGACCAATGACCTGAGGGGAAAATGttccaaagagaagaaatgagaagttGAAGGGACTCACATGGGAAGCATGCTTGATGTGCCAGGATGGTGGCTATCTCTAAGCAAGTGGTCCACTGTGTTAAACAAAGCTAAAAGGCTGAATGATGTGGTGGCCATTCATGATCTTGAGAAGAGCAATTTCATGGAACAGTGGGAATTAAAAGCCTGATTGGTGTGAgtttaagacaaaatgaaaacagaggcaGATGATACAGCAAGTAGAGCTACCACTCTTAAGGAGATTTTTTTGGCAAAAGggagcaaagaaatagaaatgtgggattttttttcgttaaaataaaggaattttcaAGCATGTCTGTATGGTGTTAGAAACTACctagaaaaggggaaaattaaTAGTCTAGGCGAAAGCTGGTTCAATCACAGGGACAATATTCTTCAGTAAGAAGGAAGGGCTGGCACATGATTTTCATACTTACTGGACAGATTCAGGTGTTCCAGTTAACATACAAGACCTTTCTGGAAGGCCACCACTGtctacaattaaaaacaaacaaacaaaaaatctgagGTCAAGAAAAGATTAATAGTATCATTTTCactagcaatttaaaaaatatgctagTTTTCTTGTCACTATGAAAATAGCAAGAGAATAACGTTACCAGGAGCTATCTGTATTTTGCATCCAGATTCCTGTTGTATGCGTGAGATCTGTTCACCTCCTCTGCCAATTActagtaagaaaaaagaaaatatttgctgaaagattTTTAAGTATGCTTTGATTATGTTTTCAAAGCTTTAAAAACTTAGGTTACTTACTAAATCCAACCATTCCATCTGGAACTTTGTATTCTTCTGTCATTACAGACCTGCTAAGAAATAACAGAAACGaacattttccttcaaaaaaagGTAAGTTGTTTACATAAAAGgtaaacataaaaatggaaatctgATGGCTTAAATTAGGTTTCTAGAAACACGCTCAAAAGTCAAAATATGGGGCTTGAGTAGTTAAAGTCAGAATCTTAATTAAGGTGACATATCAAATAAGGAGCATATGATAGTCAGAACAGTTTGAAGGCATAAACACAAAGAAGCTGGGGTAGAGTTCAGGAAATTTCATCTTAACAGTTAACTTTAATTCACCTTAGTTTTTCTAAAATGTGGAATTCTAATTCCACACATCCTTCCAAGTTACAAATATAtttcattcaaaaagaaaataggtGATAGAGAATGATCAGTTTAAATCAAAGGAAATGAACCACACACatgacccccacccctcaaattCACTATACACTAACTTGGTTATGTTTCACATACAGTTCAACTAAAACTTGCAAAGTACTCTTTGAAAAGTTGTTATTTGACTATACCTTTGCTGCTGATGCATCGGTGGTAACTGTGTTCCGAAAGCTaccaaaaaattaagtaaaatgaaaaatttaaatttaagttgaCATGTTTAATACAATCATattaagaaattctaaaatcTTTCCCTGATAACACCTTGAAGAGAGCAAAATTTTATGCAGAATACTTAAAACTGACAGTGAGCAGTAAAGTCAGTGAAAAGGCAGACATTAGCAACAGCACACTAAAAAATGGTCTTTTTTCAAGTGGCATAAGCAAAGATTAAGAAATGcaagtataaaataaactgaatatatatgtaaaataattgaGCAAccaaatattaatatatacatgGCCATAACTGAAGTGAGAGAttataaatataggaaaaatatttttataaagaaattcatTCAAAAAGAAGTTATGGCCTTCAACTAACTTCAAAGATATCCAATAAACATAGGAAAACAAAGCCCTGATTAAAATCCACAATTACTTTAGCTTTtaacccaatttaaaataaatacttacagTCATTTTGAGGAGCAACTTTCTTAGCGTCTGGCTGATCTGCAAAATTAagagtcttttaatttttttttgccaataaGCACAAATATAAGACTTAGCTCCCCCGTGCCCAAGCAAGAATACCaatataaacatttactgaaaagcTGAGGGTATGGCTTATCATTTGAACCCAACCACCAAAACTCAGCCCAAACATTTAGTAATTGAAAGAAAACtgcatttctttcattctcttcatgTTTAAAAGAtgcacagacattaaaaaaatttttttttactgaatcaAATCACTGACCTTAGTGTATGTTAAGCACTTTAGAACGATACATGACAAAGTATTTAGTCCGTTACTAGCAAAATATCACATG includes the following:
- the FUBP1 gene encoding far upstream element-binding protein 1 isoform X12, whose product is MADYSTVPPPSSGSAGGGGGGGGGGGVNDAFKDALQRARQIAAKIGGDAGTSLNSNDYGYGGQKRPLEDGDQPDAKKVAPQNDSFGTQLPPMHQQQSRSVMTEEYKVPDGMVGFIIGRGGEQISRIQQESGCKIQIAPDSGGLPERSCMLTGTPESVQSAKRLLDQIVEKGRPAPGFHHGDGPGNAVQEIMIPASKAGLVIGKGGETIKQLQERAGVKMVMIQDGPQNTGADKPLRITGDPYKVQQAKEMVLELIRDQGGFREVRNEYGSRIGGNEGIDVPIPRFAVGIVIGRNGEMIKKIQNDAGVRIQFKPDDGTTPDRIAQITGPPDRCQHAAEIITDLLRSVQAGNPGGPGPGGRGRGRGQGNWNMGPPGGLQEFNFIVPTGKTGLIIGKGGETIKSISQQSGARIELQRNPPPNADPNMKLFTIRGTPQQIDYARQLIEEKIGGPVNPLGPPVPHGPHGVPGPHGPPGPPGPGTPMGPYNPAPYNPGPPGPAPHGPPAPYAPQGWGNAYPHWQQQAPPDPAKTGTDPNSAAWAAYYAHYYQQQAQPPPAAPAGAPTTTQTNGQGDQQNPAPAGQVDYTKAWEEYYKKMGQAVPAPTGAPPGGQPDYSAAWAEYYRQQAAYYAQTSPQGMPQHPPAPQGFANHARSHHHLY